AAAATTCTGCTTTCCTACAGATTCTTTATCTGCGGCAGAAATAATAGATCCGGGTTTTAAAAAAGCGTAAGAAACAATAGTGTTTCCGGGTTTCTCCACTTTGGTGATTTCAAAAGGGTAACTGCTTTTTTGTTCTTTAATGGTAGTGCTTAAAATGTAATTTTCTTTTTCGTCAGCCCAAACTATTGTGGAAGGCTGATCTGATAGTAGCTTCCCGTTATACGAGCTGCTATATTGAATTTCATAGGTCTGTGCAGAAAACAGACAGAATAAGAAAACAGCCAGAAAATTGAAGACAGTTCTTGTATGCATATAAATGAGTTTACTGCAAAGTTATCTTAACTTTTCACAGCATCAAAACAGGTTAATCTATATAATAAGTAGACAACCTAATTGAATTGTTACAAAAAATGTTACAAAAACTTTTTTCCGGATGTATTCATAAAAAAGACTACTCTAAAAATAGAGCAGTCTTTGTATGTTATATTGTATTAAGATTAAGAAACTCTCTCAATCAAAGCCATATAGAATCCGTCATACCCTTCACTTGGCATTACTTTCTGATCCTTGATCATTCTGAATCCAGGATTGTTTTTGATGAATTCTTCTACCTGCAGATTATTTTCAGAAGGAAGAATAGAGCAGGTAGCATATACCATTTGTCCTCCTTTTTTCAACATTTTAGAATAATCCTGAAGAATCTGTTGCTGCTCTTTTTTAATTCTGTCGATAAAAGCCTGATCGATTTTCCATTTACTATCAGGATTTCTTTTTAAAACTCCCAGACCAGAACATGGCGCATCAATCAATAGTCTGTCAGCTTTTTCATGAAGACGTTTGATTACTTTATTATCAGAAATCATACGGGTTTCAATATTGTGAGCTCCGGCTCTTTTAGCACGGCGTTTCAGCTCTGCCAATTTCCACTCGAAAATATCCAGTGCGATGATCTGTCCTTTGTTTTGCATTAATGCTGCAAGGTGGAGTGTTTTTCCACCCGCTCCTGCACATGCGTCTACTACTCTCTGGCCTTCTTTTACATCCAGGAAGTATCCGATTTTTTGTGATGAAGCATCCTGTACTTCAAATAATCCCTCTTTAAAGGCTGTTGTTAAGAAAACGTTCTTTTTTTCTTCCAACTGAACAGCATCAGGATAATTTTTAATTGAGAAGGCTGTTACTCCTTCATCTGAAAGGTCAGAGATCAGTTCTCTTGTTGTGGTTTTTAAAGAATTTGCTCTTAAAACTGTAGGAGCCTGCTCGTTTAAGGCAAGCATTTCTCTTTCCCAGCTGGCACCTAGTTCTTTTTCCAGTGTTTCAGCTAGCCATTCAGGTATAGAATGCTCGATAGCTTTGGTAGGCACTGTATTTTTTTTAAGTTTAGTAAGAATGTCCGCAATTTTGATTCCGTCAAATTCTTCAAACTTTTTATAATTGGTTTTGCTCCAAAGAAGGTAAGCAATGATAAGTTTATAGATGTTGTTAGGTTTTACCCCTTCTCCCATATAATACTCAATACGTTTCTTCCAACGGATAATATTGTAGAAAATTTCAGAAACAACAGCTCTGTCCTGGCTTCCCCATTTTCTATTAGCTTTTAAAAGTCTTTCAATTACTTTATCCGCATATTTATTTTTTTCGAAAAAGGTTTCCTGTAAAGCATCGTGAATTCCGATCGCTAAGTTTCTGTGAATAAGTTCCATAAATTTGCTTCGCTGTTTTGAATCTGCAAAAATACGAATTAAAGTTGAGAGTTTGGGATTTGGAGTAGGAGAGTTTGATAATAGGAGGATTAGAAGGGGAAATTGAACGTGGAAAATTGAGCGTTTAAAGTTTAAAATTCAAAATAGAGATTGATTAGTCTGAATAATAAAAGCTGCTGATTTTGCCGTTTCAGTCTCTTGTTCCGTATTTTCATTTCCGGTTCTTCGCCTTGCTCTTGACTCTATCATGCAAAAAGCTCTACCTTTGTAAAAAATAAAAATATGAGTGATACAGTACTTTGTCCGAAATGCAGCTCTGAGTTTACTTACCCAAGCGATAATATGATGGTATGTTCTCAGTGTTTCTACGAATGGAATCCTGAAGAAGCAGTTTCTGAAGCAGCAAGCGAAGGAAAGATAGTAGATTCTAACGGAAATGAACTTCAGGATGGGGATTCTGTAGTGGTTGTTAAAGACCTTCCGGTAAAAGGAGCACCAAAACCAGTAAAAGCAGGTACTAAAGTGAAAAATATCCGTTTAAGACCCGGAAGTGACCATAATATAGACTGTAAAATTGACGGTTTTGGAGCAATGGCTTTAAAATCGGAATTTGTAAAAAAGGCATAATATAACAGATCTTTAACTACAACATTTAGCCTTTAAAGGCTGACCGATTGTTAAAGATTGTTTGACATAAATGCATAAGAAAAGGAAAAAATTGGACAGTGTAATCTTTCAAAAGACTTAATTGCAAAACTGCTAATGTCCGTCCGGAAGGCAGAAAGAGAATTAACCAAAAATTTCCTTATGCTGTAGAAGTACAAATGTAAGAAAAAGTTTGATAACAATTTCTTATGTTTGTATTTTTTTTATGGATAAGTATAAGTAAATCTATAGGTTATGTTTTTCTTTAAGGCAGGAAAAGGCGAGGGATGCTGAAGAAATTAAGCTGTAAAGTTGTCAAAAATAAATGATAAATTTACTTTTTACTCTACATATTATCTGTTATATGATCATCATCAATGCTGCACTAAAATTATACAGATTATGAGTTCTGAACAAAGGAGATTTTAATAGTTCCTTCCAGCTTGTTATCAGTATAAATAACAAGTTCTTTTCCCTTCGCAATAAGTTTATTCCAATAATAATTTCCTCCGAATCTACTTTCCAGAACTTCTGCTTCAATTCCGGTTTCCGTTATTTTTATTTCTTTAGGATAATAGGAAAACTTAGAAAGCTGAAAATCCGCTGCTTCAGATTCATTGAAAATATTCACTTCTCCGAATAATTTGGCAACGTATGAGTTGTAAGGTTTTCGGTAGGTTTCTTCCGGGCTGTCATTCTGTATCAATCTTCCGTTTTGAAGAATAACAATCTGATCCAGCCATGGCATGATATCCTGAATTTCATGTGTGGATATAATCAGAGAGATCTGATGCTCCTTTACATATCGGAAAAGTCGTTCTCTAAGTTCAATTTTTCTCGGGAAATCCAGATTACTGAAAGGTTCATCCAGAATAAGCAGTTTCGGTAATACAGAAAGCGCTCTTGCGATGGCTACTCTTTGTTGTTGTCCACCACTTAAATACTTGGGAAGTACGTGGGCAAATTCCTGAAGTCCTACCACTTCAAGAAGTTCCATTACGGTTTCTCTTTTTTGCTTTAGATTGATATTTGAAATAAATTTCCCTACATTTTCTGCAACGGTAGCATACGGCATAAGATCAAAATTCTGTGCTACAAATTTCATCTCTGCTTCTCCGGGAACAAGATTTCCTTTAGGCCCCAAAAGTTTTCTTCCGTTAAAAATAATCTCTCCGCTCTCCCAGTCAAGAAGACCATAGACCAGACTCAGCAGGGTAGATTTTCCGCATCCGCTTTCTCCTGCCAGGGCAATGATTTTGTTTTCCTCAAATCTTAGATTAAGGTTCTGAAACAGGGGTTTATCTTGATTGTGAGAGAAAAATAAATTGTTTATTTCTAGTAGCATATTACAAATGTAAGGTTTTTATGAAAACACAATTTTTTTTATTATATTAGCGGAAGTAATAAAAATAAATCAAAAATGAGAAAAAAGCTGTTTTCATTAGCAATTCCTGCTTTATTTGTTGCTGCCGTAATGGTTTCTTGTAAAAAAGATAAACCGCTTAGCAGTGAAAGTAACGAGGTAGTGACTACCAAAGATGGTAGCCAGTACAGTTTGGATACGCTAAACAGTAAGGTTGAATGGAAAGGATATAAAGTATTTAAATCTGAAAATACGAGCCACTTTGGAACAATCAGATTTGAAAGCGGAGATGTGACCGTGAAAGACGGAAAACTGGAAAGCGGAAAATTTGTTGCTGATATGAACTCCTTAACTTCTGTAGATTTGAAAGACAGTCCGGAAGATATGGGAAAACTAAATGGACACCTTAAAAGTGGTGACTTCTTTGAAGTTGAAAAATTCCCGACAGCTTCTTATGAAATTACAAAAGTTACCCCAGCCACAGAAGGAGATTATAATACTATTTTAGATGGGAATTTAACTATTAAAGGAATTACAAAACCAGTTCAGTTTAAGGCTAATGTATCTGTGAAAGAAGGAGAAGTAAGTGTAGCTACTGAGCCAAAGGATATTAAAAGAGAAGAGTTTGGAGTGAAATTCCAGGCTCCTGCTGAAAACGGGGTCATTAAAGATGAGGTAACTCTTCAGATCAACGTTAAAGCTTTAGAGAAGAAATAATTTTTTTATTTAAGTGAAATAAGTGATTGAAGTCTGCCTCCCGAAAAAGAGGCAGATTTTTTTATGACTCAATTAATTATTAAACTTAAAAGTCGTATTTTTGCAAAACATTTTGAAAGGGTAAAATAATGATAGAAAAGATAGAAGAACTACTGATCGAAGTAAACGGCTTCAATGCTAGCTCTAAGGAAGATATCGAAAACTTCCGAATCAAGTACAACGGTAAAAAAGGGGTTCTGAATGATTTTTTTGAAAAATTTAAAGAAGTTCCTAACGACCAGAAGAAAGAATTCGGACAGAAGATCAATACTTTGAAGCAAGCAGTTGCTGTAAAATTAGAAGATTTGAAAAATACTTCTGCATCTTCTGTTGTCTTAGAAAAAGAAGATCTTACGAGACCTGCTTTTCCATTGGAATTAGGCTCAAGACATCCAATCAACCTGGTTAAAAACAGAATTATTGAAATCTTTAAATCAATTGGCTTTGCAGTAGCAGATGGCCCTGAGATTGAAGATGACTGGCATAACTTTACTGCGCTGAACCTTCCGGAATACCACCCGGCAAGAGATATGCAGGATACGTTCTTTATTGAGCAGAATCCGGATATTCTTTTGAGAACGCATACATCTTCTGTACAAACTCGTTTTATGGAAGAAAATCAGCCGCCAATCAGGATTTTATCTCCGGGAAGAGTTTTCAGAAATGAAGCAATCTCTTCACGTTCTCACTGTATTTTCCATCAGATTGAAGGATTATATATTGATGAGAACGTAAGTTTTGCAGATCTTAAGCAGACCATTCAGTTCTTTACAACAGAGCTCTTCGGAAAGTCTAAAATCAGAATGAGACCATCATTCTTCCCATTTACAGAGCCAAGTGCTGAAATTGATGTGTATTGGGGACTGAACTCAGAAACAGACTATAGAATCACGAAAGGAACAGGCTGGCTTGAAATTATGGGCTGTGGAATGGTAGATCCTGCCGTACTGAAAAACGTGAATATAGATGCTGAAAAATATTCGGGATATGCATTCGGAATGGGAATTGAAAGAATTACAATGCTTCTTTACCAGATGAGTGACATCAGAATGTTCTTTGAAAATGATATCAGAACACTGGAACAGTTCAAAACATTATAAAAAATAAACCTCCGGAGCTCCGGAGGTTTTTGTTTTTAATTACTGACCTAAGAAACAAAACGTAACTAAAAACGGAATTTTATTGAAAAATTTACACGTGTCTGTTTCTTATGTCCATACTTCTTCAGGTATGCCAGAGGCATTCTAATGAGGTATTGACATACTGCAGTCTCCTCAACTGCTTCTATAATAAAGACAAGTAGTGCGTTGATTTTATTACATCCAAAATAAAAAATGTCTGCAAAAAACTTTACAGACATTTTTGATTTTTTTTAAATCTATACGCTTACTTGGTAAACTTTAAAGGATATTTTACGTTTTTATAATCATCAATACTTGCTTTTAACGAACCGACAGCCAGTTCAGCCTTTAGCAGCATCGGAAGATGATTGGCATCGTTGGACACCCACATGGTAACTCCTTCTTTTTCTTTAAATACTCTTCCGCTTTTTACTGAAGGGATAATTTTCAGGCAGTTGATGGTACCGAACTTAGTTTTTAAGTTTTCTGTTCCTACCACTTTTAGCTGAAAAGGAAACATTTCATCGTCTATCCATACATTCATATTGATAATGGTTCCTGTTTTTAGTTCATCCGGGCTCTTGCTCCTTAAATAGTAAAAGCATGAAAGCATATCCTGCACCCCTTTTACAGATTTTAAGACCTTAGAACCATTGGCCGGTGTTTTTTTATCTGTTAAAATCAAAGTATTGTTATCGTGATTGAAAACGGTTTCAAGGTGCTGGCGGTAACTTCCTTCCCGTACATCTCTTACATAAAAACTTGGCAACCCCGTTTCTGTATTGATGAAACTTTCATAGAGGTCTTCTACTTTGAAGAATGCTTTTACAGCCCCCGTAGTCTGCCCTGTACCTTTTACATAGAGATGGGGAACTCCTTTATAATTGGTCTTTTGAGTCGTCAGATTGGCTGTTCCGGCATTTAGAAAGCCATAATGGATTCTCAGGGTGATGGACTCTCCATCTGCGATGTTATCAATCTGGGCTGAGCCGAAAAAGAATATTAATAGGGCAAAGAGGTTTAAAAATTTCTTCATAACAAGACATTTACAAAAACATTGCCAAATTTAAAATCTTAATTGATAGATATTTGACAAATCTCAGGTTTTTATTTAGAATCAATTAAATATGCGTAGCATTAAAATTAGTAAATTTGCAGTTACATGTATAATTAAATTATCTAAATTATGATAACCACTGATATATTGATCATAGGTGCAGGTCCTACAGGACTTTTTGCAGTTTTTGAAGCAGGACTTTTAAAAATGAAGTGCCATATTATTGATGCGCTTCCACAACCGGGAGGTCAATTGGCTGAACTTTATCCTAAAAAACCTATTTTTGATATTCCAGGGTATCCTTCAGTGAACGCTGGAGAATTGGTGGATAATTTAATGGAGCAGATCAAACAGTTCCAGCCTGGGTTTACTTTAGGAGAAACTGCTGTTTCTTATACAAAGGTTGATGATGAGTGGTTTGAAGTGATCACAAACAAAGGTACCGTTCACAGATGTAAAGCTATTGCCATTGCCGGAGGATTGGGAACTTTTGAACCGAGAAAGCCTACTTTCGAAAATGTAGCTGATTATGAAGAAAAAGGTCTTGAATATTTCGTTAAAGAACCTGAACATTTCAGAAACAAAAGAGTAGTGATCGCCGGAGGTGGAGATTCTGCATTGGACTGGAGTGTTTTCCTTTCTAATGTTGCAAGTGAAGTGACATTGATCCACAGAAGAAATGAGTTCAGAGGAGCTTTGGATTCTGTAGAGAAAGTTCAGGATCTTAAAAACCAGGGAAAAATCAAATTAATTACTCCTGCTGAAGTTACAGGTATTAAAGGTGACGGAAAAGTAGAAGCAATTACAGTACAAAAAGACGGTGAAGAGGCATACGACATTGAAACAGATTACTTTATTCCTTTATTCGGACTGACTCCAAAGCTGGGTGAGATCGGAAACTGGGGATTAAACATCGAGAAAAATGCAATCGTTGTAAACAATGCTCTAGATTATCAGACAAATATTGATGGTATTTATGCTATCGGAGATATTAATACATATCCTGGAAAACTTAAATTAATTCTTTGTGGTTTCCACGAAGCTACTTTAATGTGTCAGAGTGTTTACAACAGACTAAACCCGGGTAAAAAATTCGTATTAAAATATACAACAGTAAGCGGGGTAGACGGATTTGACGGAAGCCGTAAAGAAGCAGAGAAGGCTGTTGTGAAAAAAATTGACTAATTTTGCAGAATTATGTCAGATATTAATATTAAAATCACCGATAGAGAAGGTGTAACCCACGATGTTGTGGCTCCAACGGATATGTCCATGAACTTAATGGAGATTATTCGTGCTTATGAATTGGCAGAAGAAGGTACTATTGGTGTATGTGGAGGAATGGCGATGTGCGCTTCATGCCAGGTTTATGTAGTGAATGATCCTGGTCTGGAACCTATGGGAGATGAAGAGGATGCCATGCTTGCTGAAGCTTTCCACGTGAAAGATAACAGCAGATTGGGCTGCCAGTTGCATATTGCAGATCAAATGGAGGGCCTTGAAGTGGCAATTGCTCCTTATCCTTAGAAAATATTTTTTAATCTTAATAAAAGCCCGTCTGGATTTTCCGGACGGGCTTTGTTTTTGCGGATTATTTATTGACCGGCTGAAACTTAGGATGTCCTATCTGCCACAATGCAAAGGCAAAAATATCAGAATATTCTTTGAATACTACATCCAGATCATTTGTAAAATGACCGTTTTCGTAGTTAACATATAATAAAACGGGCTTTCCGGAGGCAGTACTGTTTTGTAATGCAGCAGCCAGTTTCGCAGGTTCCCACGGCGTAATTCTGGAATCATTCATTCCGGTACGTACAATGACAGCCGGATATTTTACTCCTTTTTTTATTTTGCTTTGAGCATCCATTTCAATGAGATACTTAATATCTTCAGGATCTTTTAGGCTTCCGACTTCAGGAATCTGGTTAGCACCATTGGCTGAATTCTGTGAGCGGAGGACATTTGTCATTCCTACTTCAGCAATAGCTACGGCATATAAATCCGGTCTCTCAGTGATAGCTCTTCCAATAAGAACCCCTCCCATACTAGCTCCGTTTCCAATGAGTTTTGAAGGAGAAGTATATTTTTGATTAATGAGATATTCTGAACAGGCGATAAAATCTTTCCATGTATTAGGTTTATTGACCTTCATTCCTCCAGTATGCCAGTTCTCACCTTTTTCGCCTCCTCCTCTTACATGTGCAATTGCAAGTACAGCTCCCTGTTCCAGCAATGCAACCAGCCTGTTGGAAAAGCGGGGGGTAGAAGAAATTCCATAGCCACCGTATCCGGTGATATAAGCAGGATTATTACCATCCATTTTTATATTTTTAGGATAAATGATAGAAAGTGGAACCATTGTTCCATCATGGCTTTTCACTTCTATTTCTTTTACTTCATACAATTTGTTATAATCTGGGTAATGGCTGCTGCCATTGAAATATTTGCTTTTTACAACTTTCTCATTTTGAGGATTATATTCGTATGCTGTAGCTGGAGTAAGCCAATTGCTGTTATAGCATTGCAGATGGTCATTTTCCCTTGAATTGAGCGGATTCGAATTATTTACTCCATCATGCAGCGGAACTTTTTTTACCGTTGATGTTTTAAGATCAATCTGATATTTATCCTGGGTAATACCATTGCTCAATGAATAGTATAAATAATTTTTAGAGTTGTTCATAGACCTGATTACATCATTGCTTTCAGGAATAATAATTTTTGCGTGATCAAAATCAGGATTAGATAAACTTGTTACCCCTATTTTGTAATTTGGTGCCTTTTTGTGGCTGAGAAAATAAAGCTGATCTCCATTGATAAAGGTTTGGGTGATCTCGTCAGAAGCTTTTACAATTTGTTTCCATGGTGTCTTTTTATCTTTTATTGAAGAATAAGGTGCATAGAATTGTGGATTTTCAGATTTTGTAGAACCAATGTTTAACACGATATATTGATAATCTTCAGAAAAATGAACCATCGGAAATTGCTCTGTTAGTATATTGAGCCCAGGATATTCTTCCTTTGATGCCAATACAATATCTTTATCAGGATGAGTACCAATCTGATGCAGCATTGCTTTCATCTCTTTCAGCAGCATATTGCTATTTGGATCCCCGGTACTCATTTTGGTATAAATGATAGACTTGTCATCAGGAGTAAACTCAAAGTTGAATTCACTCCAGATAGGGCTAAGTGCATCATCCAGTATTTTATTTGTTTTTAAGTCTAAAATTCTGAGCTCACAAATTTCACCACCCGACTTGGATAGCAATATTGCTATTTGATTTCCTTTAGAATCTATTGAGAAATTAGTGATCTGTGAATCTTTTTTATATGTTTCCGGATCAAAAATCAAAGTTTCTTTTCCTGTAGAAAGATTTCTTTGATAGAGCTTGGAAAGTTTTTCTTTTTTTTGAGTCTTTACATAGAAGTAAATATTTCCTCTCTGTCTTGCATAGCTGTAAGAATCACCACCCATTTCCTGGATCTGTTTCATGCTGTTATAGAGCACATCACGATTGGTAATTTTATCAATAATAGTATGGCTGTAATCTGACTGAGCTTTGAACCAATTTTTTACTTCAGGACTTTTCAGGTCTTCCAGCCATTGGTAGTTATCAGTTATTTTTGTTCCAAAATAATCATCTGTTACTGGTTTTTCCGGAGTTTTAGGATAATTATATTGAGCAAAAGCGAGCTGGCTTAAAAATAAACTGCCTGATAAAAATATACTTTTCATCTTTATTATTTCTTTAGATGGTGATAACTTCATAGCTGCAAATTTACTAAAGTTAGGTTATCAAAAAGATAAGCTTTATAAAAAAAATTGAGTACTTCTTTCTATTATTAAAGTTTATCTTTAGAAATCACCTTCCAAACAGTAGGTGCCTCATAATTTTTCATTTTTTCCAACAAATCATCAATGCTTTCACTGATCAGCAGCATGTCTTTATTGACTTGTTTTAAAAATCCTTTATCTACCATAGTTTGAATCAGTTTGATCAGATCATCATAAAATCCGTCAATATTCAATATCCCAATTGGTTTTTTGTGAAGACCAAGCTGTGCCCAGGTTATCATTTCAAAGAACTCCTCCAAGGTTCCGTATCCACCGGGAAGAACGATCACGCCATCACAAAGGTCGTTCATTTTTGTCTTCCTTTCGTGCATGGTTTCTACAATGATAAGCTCAGTAAGGTTTTTATGAGCAATTTCTTTAGACTGCAGAAAGTGGGGAAGAACTCCAATTACCTTTCCATTTTCACTTAAGACTCCATTGGCTACTGTCCCCATCAGACCGGTTTCTGAACCACCATAAATAAGTTGGATATTTTGTTTTGCCAGGGTTTGTCCAAGCAAAAAAGTCTGTTCTTCATAGATTTTATCAGACCCGAAACTTGAGCCACAAAATACTGTTATACTTTTCATTATTTTAAATTAAGGTTTAAAAAATTAAAAATATCCAAAATCAAAAGACTTTGGATATTCATATATAGTAATTTTAATTTCCTATTTCTGCGGAATGTTCGCTAAAATATCCTTTAAGAAACTCCAGAATTTCTGAGCAGAAGGGATATTGGCTTTCTCTTCAGGAGAGTGTGCTCCTCTGATGGTTGGGCCGAAGCTTACCATTTCCATTTCAGGATAGTTGGCTCCGATGATACCGCATTCAAGACCTGCGTGGCACGCTACTACATGAGGTTTCTCATTGAATTTTTCTGTGTAGATCTTTTCCATAACCTTTACAATTTCAGAACCTGGTTTTGGTTTCCATCCCGGATAAGAACCGCTGAATTCAACGTTCATTCCTGCTAATTCTGCTACAGATTTTAACTGTTCTGCTGTAGAATATTTAGATGAATCTACTGATGATCTTGTAAGGTTTAATATTTTAAGCCCACCTTCTTTCAACTCAACTCTTGCAACATTATTGGAAGCTTCTACAAGATCAGCCACATCCGGGCTCATTCTGTAAACTCCGTTATGAAGAGCTTTCAGTGTAAGAATGATTTTCTTTGAATCAGCTTCAGAAACTGCTTTGTCAGATGAAGTAGAGCTTTCGATATTGATTTGAATTCCCGGTTCCACAGAAGCGAATTCTTCTAAAATTTCTTTTTTAAGAGCAGTTGCTTCTGCAATGAATTCATGAGCATTTCTTACAGAGACCACTGCAGCAGCTTCTCTGGGAATTGCATTTCTCAATCCGCCGCCGTCGATAGAAATCAATTCAATATTTTGTTGATCAAGACCTTTGTAAAGAAGTCTTCCCAAAATGATGTTTGAGTTTCCAAAACCTTTATGGATATCCATTCCGGAGTGACCTCCCTGAAGACCTTTTACTTCAATTCTCACCACTTGCCCCTTTGAAGATTCAGTGGTATAACTTTGAGTGATAGTAACGTCTACTCCTCCTGCACAACCGATATCAATTTCGTCATCTTCTTCAGTATCAAGGTTCAATAGTATTTGTCCGGTTAGCTGCCCTGGTTTTAAACCGATAGCTCCTGTCATTCCCGTTTCTTCATCAATTGTGAATAACGCTTCAAGAGCAGGGTGTGGAATATCTGAACTTTCAAGAATGGACATGATAGTAGCCACTCCCAAACCGTTGTCGGCTCCCAAAGTAGTTCCTTTTGCTTTTACCCAGTCTCCATCAATTTCCATTTTGATTCCTTCTGTTTCAAAATCAAAATTGACATCATTGTTTTTCTGGCAAACCATATCTAAGTGTGACTGAAGCACAATAGATTTACGGTTTTCCATTCCTGTGGTAGCAGGTTTTTTAATAATTACATTTCCTACTTCATCTACAGTAGTTTCAAGTCCTAAATCCTCACCAAATCCTTTGATGAAAGCAATTACTTTTTCCTCTTTTTTTGATGGTCTTGGAACTGCATTTAATTTGGAGAAGTTTTTCCAGATTATTTGCGGTTCTATGTTAGATAATTCCATTGAATTTTATTTTTCTCAAATTTACGAAATAAAAATGCTTCCGTAGAATACAGAAGCATTTTTTGTAGGTATAAAAAGACAAAGGAAGGTAATCAGTAATTTTTAACATCCACATTCTCCATAGATTGGAG
This genomic window from Chryseobacterium sp. MEBOG06 contains:
- a CDS encoding RsmB/NOP family class I SAM-dependent RNA methyltransferase, yielding MELIHRNLAIGIHDALQETFFEKNKYADKVIERLLKANRKWGSQDRAVVSEIFYNIIRWKKRIEYYMGEGVKPNNIYKLIIAYLLWSKTNYKKFEEFDGIKIADILTKLKKNTVPTKAIEHSIPEWLAETLEKELGASWEREMLALNEQAPTVLRANSLKTTTRELISDLSDEGVTAFSIKNYPDAVQLEEKKNVFLTTAFKEGLFEVQDASSQKIGYFLDVKEGQRVVDACAGAGGKTLHLAALMQNKGQIIALDIFEWKLAELKRRAKRAGAHNIETRMISDNKVIKRLHEKADRLLIDAPCSGLGVLKRNPDSKWKIDQAFIDRIKKEQQQILQDYSKMLKKGGQMVYATCSILPSENNLQVEEFIKNNPGFRMIKDQKVMPSEGYDGFYMALIERVS
- a CDS encoding zinc ribbon domain-containing protein YjdM translates to MSDTVLCPKCSSEFTYPSDNMMVCSQCFYEWNPEEAVSEAASEGKIVDSNGNELQDGDSVVVVKDLPVKGAPKPVKAGTKVKNIRLRPGSDHNIDCKIDGFGAMALKSEFVKKA
- a CDS encoding sulfate/molybdate ABC transporter ATP-binding protein; this translates as MLLEINNLFFSHNQDKPLFQNLNLRFEENKIIALAGESGCGKSTLLSLVYGLLDWESGEIIFNGRKLLGPKGNLVPGEAEMKFVAQNFDLMPYATVAENVGKFISNINLKQKRETVMELLEVVGLQEFAHVLPKYLSGGQQQRVAIARALSVLPKLLILDEPFSNLDFPRKIELRERLFRYVKEHQISLIISTHEIQDIMPWLDQIVILQNGRLIQNDSPEETYRKPYNSYVAKLFGEVNIFNESEAADFQLSKFSYYPKEIKITETGIEAEVLESRFGGNYYWNKLIAKGKELVIYTDNKLEGTIKISFVQNS
- a CDS encoding YceI family protein; its protein translation is MRKKLFSLAIPALFVAAVMVSCKKDKPLSSESNEVVTTKDGSQYSLDTLNSKVEWKGYKVFKSENTSHFGTIRFESGDVTVKDGKLESGKFVADMNSLTSVDLKDSPEDMGKLNGHLKSGDFFEVEKFPTASYEITKVTPATEGDYNTILDGNLTIKGITKPVQFKANVSVKEGEVSVATEPKDIKREEFGVKFQAPAENGVIKDEVTLQINVKALEKK
- the pheS gene encoding phenylalanine--tRNA ligase subunit alpha, with product MIEKIEELLIEVNGFNASSKEDIENFRIKYNGKKGVLNDFFEKFKEVPNDQKKEFGQKINTLKQAVAVKLEDLKNTSASSVVLEKEDLTRPAFPLELGSRHPINLVKNRIIEIFKSIGFAVADGPEIEDDWHNFTALNLPEYHPARDMQDTFFIEQNPDILLRTHTSSVQTRFMEENQPPIRILSPGRVFRNEAISSRSHCIFHQIEGLYIDENVSFADLKQTIQFFTTELFGKSKIRMRPSFFPFTEPSAEIDVYWGLNSETDYRITKGTGWLEIMGCGMVDPAVLKNVNIDAEKYSGYAFGMGIERITMLLYQMSDIRMFFENDIRTLEQFKTL
- a CDS encoding DUF3108 domain-containing protein is translated as MKKFLNLFALLIFFFGSAQIDNIADGESITLRIHYGFLNAGTANLTTQKTNYKGVPHLYVKGTGQTTGAVKAFFKVEDLYESFINTETGLPSFYVRDVREGSYRQHLETVFNHDNNTLILTDKKTPANGSKVLKSVKGVQDMLSCFYYLRSKSPDELKTGTIINMNVWIDDEMFPFQLKVVGTENLKTKFGTINCLKIIPSVKSGRVFKEKEGVTMWVSNDANHLPMLLKAELAVGSLKASIDDYKNVKYPLKFTK
- a CDS encoding NAD(P)/FAD-dependent oxidoreductase, whose translation is MITTDILIIGAGPTGLFAVFEAGLLKMKCHIIDALPQPGGQLAELYPKKPIFDIPGYPSVNAGELVDNLMEQIKQFQPGFTLGETAVSYTKVDDEWFEVITNKGTVHRCKAIAIAGGLGTFEPRKPTFENVADYEEKGLEYFVKEPEHFRNKRVVIAGGGDSALDWSVFLSNVASEVTLIHRRNEFRGALDSVEKVQDLKNQGKIKLITPAEVTGIKGDGKVEAITVQKDGEEAYDIETDYFIPLFGLTPKLGEIGNWGLNIEKNAIVVNNALDYQTNIDGIYAIGDINTYPGKLKLILCGFHEATLMCQSVYNRLNPGKKFVLKYTTVSGVDGFDGSRKEAEKAVVKKID
- a CDS encoding 2Fe-2S iron-sulfur cluster-binding protein; amino-acid sequence: MSDINIKITDREGVTHDVVAPTDMSMNLMEIIRAYELAEEGTIGVCGGMAMCASCQVYVVNDPGLEPMGDEEDAMLAEAFHVKDNSRLGCQLHIADQMEGLEVAIAPYP